In Arthrobacter citreus, a single genomic region encodes these proteins:
- a CDS encoding helix-turn-helix transcriptional regulator, whose translation MNEYIQPMIDWIEENIKNKFSLEDLANYMGYSPYYCSFKFHQVTGISIRRYILFRRVYLSTKDLANNRKIIDIAFEYNYSSQEAYSRAFKTVFGVSPREFQLNQMPVQSFAKLTIHQSEDGSRMNKSRETEVEQLKNNNMELFDRDVLNILNGQLMYDEFSNKKLMGNSDYVPFNEAMCVNATTEFIFDEVFIQTRASGHNVSVENYSNMVIKPLNNLFRKNYNYIVLWFGEDMFCQMNLLTILAYLEQSHYKGKVFFNSFREDEFKVSQTELTLGSYYSVYEEVLINHLKPTTKLMPVMYQAIELFLEMQTENNAVITYISKNKHLPTSELLKRLFEVFPTIGYGDTQYMELIDKTK comes from the coding sequence ATGAATGAATACATACAGCCGATGATTGATTGGATTGAGGAAAATATAAAAAATAAATTTTCATTAGAAGACTTAGCTAATTATATGGGATATTCCCCTTATTATTGTTCATTTAAGTTTCATCAGGTAACAGGTATAAGTATTAGACGGTACATTCTTTTTAGAAGAGTCTATTTATCTACGAAGGATTTAGCAAATAATAGGAAGATAATTGATATTGCTTTTGAATATAATTATTCCTCGCAAGAAGCCTACAGTAGAGCTTTTAAAACAGTTTTTGGTGTTAGTCCTAGAGAATTTCAACTCAATCAAATGCCAGTTCAATCATTTGCAAAACTCACTATTCATCAGAGTGAGGATGGTAGCAGAATGAATAAATCTAGAGAAACTGAGGTTGAACAATTAAAAAATAATAATATGGAATTATTTGACCGAGATGTACTGAATATTTTAAACGGTCAATTAATGTACGATGAGTTTAGTAATAAAAAACTTATGGGAAATTCTGATTATGTTCCCTTCAATGAGGCCATGTGTGTAAATGCAACTACGGAATTCATTTTCGATGAGGTATTTATTCAAACGAGAGCATCAGGACATAATGTATCTGTTGAAAATTATAGCAACATGGTAATAAAGCCCTTAAATAATCTATTTAGGAAAAACTATAACTATATTGTTTTATGGTTTGGAGAAGATATGTTTTGTCAAATGAATCTGCTAACGATCCTTGCGTATCTTGAACAATCTCATTATAAAGGTAAAGTATTTTTTAATAGCTTTAGAGAGGATGAATTTAAAGTCAGCCAAACGGAGCTTACTTTAGGTAGCTATTATTCTGTTTATGAAGAAGTATTGATCAATCATTTGAAGCCAACTACAAAACTAATGCCAGTAATGTACCAGGCAATAGAGTTATTTTTAGAAATGCAGACAGAAAATAATGCCGTCATAACATATATTTCAAAAAATAAACATTTACCTACATCCGAATTACTTAAACGATTATTCGAGGTTTTCCCAACAATAGGATATGGGGATACACAATATATGGAGCTGATTGATAAAACAAAGTGA